In Sphingomonas sp. LT1P40, the following are encoded in one genomic region:
- a CDS encoding four-carbon acid sugar kinase family protein has product MKPLYAFVGDDFTGSTDVLEQLAEGGVPAVLFLRTPDDALLARFPEARAFGLASDARSRSPAWMDANLPAAFDALSDAALVHYKTCSTFDSSPGTGSIGRALDIGLQAFGGPAAIVVAAPHLRRYVAYGNLFAAAGANIYRIDRHPTMSRHPVTPMHEADLIRHLAAQTDARMALVPLDRIQAGDTASAYDAASDADAVLFDGITLDDLAATGDILLTRKIRFAAGSSGVTRALVLAWRAAGVIGSDPVLTPANATDRLLVVSGSCSPVTARQIARSAADGFVSTRADVAALLAGSSEEENRLADAALAALSTGYRAVINSAEGPLETDVPAAGEKLGQALGRITGDVVRRASLRRVLFAGGDTSSHGVAQLGIDALTWAAPIERGAPLVRAHAADPAIDGLELVLKGGQMGGDDFFEVVKRGVARDDCILK; this is encoded by the coding sequence GTGAAGCCGCTCTACGCATTTGTCGGCGACGATTTCACCGGATCGACCGATGTGTTGGAGCAACTGGCGGAGGGCGGCGTCCCCGCCGTATTGTTCCTGCGAACCCCGGACGACGCGCTGCTCGCACGCTTTCCGGAGGCGCGCGCATTCGGCCTCGCCAGCGACGCACGCAGCCGCTCGCCCGCATGGATGGACGCCAATCTGCCGGCTGCATTCGACGCGCTGAGCGACGCCGCGTTGGTCCATTACAAGACCTGCTCCACTTTTGATTCCAGCCCTGGAACCGGCTCGATCGGGCGCGCGCTCGATATCGGATTGCAGGCGTTCGGTGGCCCCGCCGCGATCGTCGTCGCCGCGCCGCACCTGCGCCGCTATGTCGCTTACGGCAATCTGTTCGCGGCGGCGGGTGCGAACATCTATCGCATCGACCGCCACCCGACCATGTCGCGCCATCCGGTGACGCCGATGCACGAGGCGGACCTGATCCGGCATCTGGCGGCACAGACCGACGCCCGCATGGCGCTGGTCCCGCTCGACCGCATTCAGGCGGGCGACACCGCATCCGCCTATGACGCGGCGAGCGATGCCGATGCGGTGCTGTTCGACGGCATCACGCTGGACGATCTGGCCGCCACCGGCGACATCCTGCTCACGCGCAAAATCCGCTTCGCTGCGGGCAGCTCCGGGGTCACGCGTGCACTTGTCCTCGCGTGGCGCGCCGCTGGCGTGATTGGCAGCGACCCCGTGCTCACGCCCGCCAACGCAACCGATCGCCTGCTCGTCGTCAGCGGCAGCTGCTCGCCCGTCACAGCACGCCAGATCGCGCGCAGTGCCGCCGACGGGTTCGTCTCGACCCGCGCCGATGTCGCCGCCTTGCTGGCAGGGTCATCCGAAGAAGAAAACCGCCTCGCCGATGCCGCGCTCGCCGCGCTGTCCACCGGCTACCGCGCCGTCATCAATTCTGCCGAAGGACCGCTCGAGACTGACGTCCCGGCTGCTGGCGAGAAACTGGGCCAGGCGCTCGGCCGCATCACCGGCGATGTGGTCCGCCGCGCCAGCCTGCGCCGTGTGCTGTTCGCGGGTGGCGACACCTCCAGCCACGGCGTCGCGCAACTCGGCATCGACGCGCTCACCTGGGCCGCGCCGATCGAGCGCGGCGCCCCGCTGGTCCGCGCCCATGCAGCCGACCCCGCGATCGACGGGCTGGAACTTGTGCTGAAAGGCGGCCAGATGGGCGGTGACGATTTCTTCGAGGTGGTGAAGCGGGGGGTAGCGCGTGATGACTGTATCTTGAAATAA
- a CDS encoding beta-galactosidase produces the protein MMRFAMAMAMALALASLMPAAPALADTVAPAGQQQFERLWLGSAWYPEQWPEARWDEDLRLMKAHGANVVRIGEYAWSRMEPREGKYDMDWLVRAVRLAAKYDIKVVVGTPSDTPPAWMTSKYPDVSQVDTTGKIVPHGMRRQFSISSQRYRAFCAEIVKRMAFALGKEPNVIGWQIGNEPTDESYDAEAKDAWVAWLKQRYGTLDALNEAWTTSYWSQSYTDWEQVPFSAAKANPGWMLELKRFITAQWVAFHRNQAGVIRANVPRSQFVTVNFGGLGWANRFDRYAANRDLDFTSWDNYVGSGHLKPFRNGASHDLVRGWKRKNFWVMEIQPGYVNWAGVSNMLHPGETRAMAWQAIGHGSDGLLYWQWRNARNGQETMHGALIGQDGTPLPIYAEVQQIGREMAKASPVIAGTHPVSQVAVLHDYASRWAIDFQLHHKDYDQIDVLLDYYEPLKRALGAVDIVEAEAAPLAGYRLVVAPSLNLITEAMAKRLADYVRRGGYLILGPRSGMKDEYNRLQEQRQPGVLAELLGGRVEQYYALLEPVEVGGGTASIWAEQLSVSAKDAEVLLTYGKANGWLDGKPAAITRKVGKGRITYVGALIGDAVMARLIDGAMTGAGVVRDFDLPEDVELMTREGKGRRVVILINHGSEMRTVMLPAAMRDVLGGGSVRSVVLQAEGVAVLQR, from the coding sequence ATGATGCGCTTCGCGATGGCGATGGCGATGGCGTTGGCGTTGGCGAGCCTTATGCCCGCTGCGCCAGCCCTGGCCGACACGGTTGCCCCGGCAGGTCAGCAGCAGTTCGAACGGCTGTGGCTGGGGTCGGCCTGGTATCCCGAACAATGGCCGGAGGCGCGCTGGGACGAAGACCTGCGGCTGATGAAGGCGCATGGTGCCAACGTCGTGCGGATCGGGGAGTATGCGTGGAGCCGGATGGAGCCGCGCGAGGGCAAATATGACATGGACTGGCTGGTCCGTGCCGTGCGGCTGGCGGCGAAATACGACATCAAGGTGGTGGTCGGCACGCCGAGCGATACGCCGCCGGCGTGGATGACATCGAAGTACCCCGACGTGTCGCAGGTCGATACGACCGGCAAGATCGTGCCGCACGGGATGCGCCGCCAGTTTTCGATCTCGTCGCAGCGTTATCGGGCATTTTGTGCCGAGATCGTCAAGCGCATGGCATTCGCGCTGGGCAAGGAGCCGAACGTCATCGGCTGGCAGATCGGTAACGAGCCGACCGACGAGAGTTACGACGCAGAGGCGAAGGATGCGTGGGTGGCGTGGCTGAAGCAGCGTTACGGCACGCTGGATGCGCTGAACGAAGCGTGGACCACGTCATACTGGTCGCAAAGCTATACGGACTGGGAGCAGGTGCCGTTCAGCGCGGCGAAGGCCAATCCCGGCTGGATGCTGGAGCTGAAGCGTTTTATCACCGCGCAATGGGTGGCGTTTCACCGCAACCAGGCGGGCGTGATCCGCGCGAATGTACCGCGCTCGCAATTCGTGACGGTGAACTTCGGTGGGCTGGGCTGGGCCAACCGTTTCGACCGTTATGCCGCCAACCGCGACCTCGATTTCACGTCATGGGACAATTATGTGGGGTCCGGCCATCTGAAGCCGTTCCGCAACGGCGCCAGCCACGATCTGGTGCGCGGATGGAAGCGCAAGAATTTCTGGGTGATGGAAATTCAGCCCGGCTATGTGAACTGGGCCGGGGTCAGCAACATGCTGCATCCGGGCGAGACGCGGGCGATGGCGTGGCAGGCGATCGGGCATGGCTCCGACGGGCTGCTTTACTGGCAGTGGCGCAATGCGCGCAACGGGCAGGAAACGATGCACGGCGCGCTGATCGGACAGGATGGCACGCCGTTGCCGATCTATGCCGAAGTGCAGCAGATCGGGCGCGAGATGGCGAAGGCGTCGCCGGTGATCGCGGGGACGCATCCGGTTTCGCAGGTGGCGGTGCTGCATGATTATGCCAGCCGCTGGGCGATCGATTTTCAGCTGCATCACAAGGATTACGACCAGATCGATGTGCTGCTCGACTATTACGAGCCGCTGAAACGCGCGCTGGGCGCAGTCGATATCGTCGAGGCGGAGGCCGCGCCGCTGGCCGGGTATAGGTTAGTGGTCGCGCCGAGTTTGAACCTCATCACCGAGGCGATGGCGAAGCGGCTGGCGGATTATGTGCGCCGTGGCGGGTATCTGATCCTGGGGCCGCGATCGGGGATGAAGGACGAATATAACCGGCTGCAGGAACAGCGTCAGCCGGGGGTCCTGGCAGAGTTGCTGGGCGGGCGGGTCGAGCAATATTATGCGCTGCTGGAGCCGGTCGAGGTTGGGGGCGGCACGGCGTCGATCTGGGCCGAGCAATTGTCGGTCAGCGCCAAGGATGCCGAAGTGCTGCTGACCTACGGCAAGGCCAATGGCTGGCTGGACGGCAAACCGGCGGCGATCACGCGCAAGGTGGGCAAGGGGCGGATCACTTATGTCGGCGCGCTGATCGGAGATGCCGTAATGGCGCGCCTGATCGACGGGGCGATGACCGGCGCTGGCGTGGTCCGCGACTTCGACTTGCCTGAGGACGTCGAGCTGATGACGCGCGAGGGCAAGGGGCGGCGGGTCGTGATCCTGATCAACCATGGGTCTGAGATGCGGACGGTGATGCTGCCAGCGGCGATGCGGGATGTGCTGGGCGGCGGGTCGGTGCGATCGGTTGTGTTGCAGGCCGAGGGTGTGGCGGTGTTGCAGCGCTGA
- a CDS encoding MFS transporter yields MKKRHAVLGFLATLSVITFIDRMAIAVTGPTIQKDLGITPEQWGWVLSAYVIAYAVFEVPSGALGDRYGYRKELTRITVWWSFFTAITAACTNFWQLAAARFMFGLGAAGAYPNMSGVLYRWLPKQERARGQGVIWAASRFGGALAPLLLVPMNAALGWQAVFIILGVIGFLWAVLWFRWYHDRPAEQPGITAEEVAEIGSDEGGGHSGTPWKKLLSLPQLWLISLAYCFYAFGSWFFFGWFPTWLVKGAGFTVAEMGLYGSIPFLLGIVSNLVGGVLCDRLGARIGFKNAYRIITSVCLTITAVLLFMMSMATGKVAVIVLAGAAFAVMDLMLPAAWAMCMSIGGRHGGVATGFMNTAGNLGGFICTVVIGYIIVGTGSYAVPVQGVALMVLIAAGLFALIDAGKGFDQKLATA; encoded by the coding sequence ATGAAGAAGCGCCATGCCGTTCTCGGCTTCCTCGCCACGCTCTCGGTCATCACATTCATCGACCGGATGGCGATCGCGGTTACCGGACCGACGATCCAGAAGGATCTGGGCATCACCCCCGAACAATGGGGTTGGGTGCTGAGCGCCTATGTCATCGCCTATGCGGTGTTCGAGGTGCCGTCGGGCGCGCTGGGCGACCGCTATGGCTATCGCAAGGAACTGACGCGGATCACCGTGTGGTGGTCGTTCTTCACCGCGATCACGGCCGCCTGCACCAATTTCTGGCAGCTGGCCGCCGCGCGCTTCATGTTCGGGCTGGGGGCGGCGGGTGCCTATCCCAACATGTCCGGCGTGCTGTATCGCTGGCTACCGAAGCAGGAGCGCGCGCGCGGGCAGGGCGTGATCTGGGCAGCGAGCCGGTTCGGCGGGGCGCTCGCGCCGCTGCTGCTGGTGCCGATGAACGCGGCGCTGGGGTGGCAGGCGGTGTTCATCATCCTGGGTGTGATCGGGTTCCTGTGGGCGGTGCTGTGGTTCCGCTGGTATCATGATCGCCCGGCCGAACAGCCGGGGATTACCGCCGAGGAAGTCGCCGAGATCGGCAGCGACGAGGGCGGCGGGCATAGCGGCACGCCGTGGAAGAAATTGCTGAGCCTGCCGCAGCTGTGGCTGATTTCGCTGGCCTATTGCTTCTATGCATTCGGCAGCTGGTTCTTCTTTGGCTGGTTCCCGACCTGGCTGGTCAAGGGCGCGGGCTTCACCGTCGCGGAGATGGGCCTGTATGGATCGATCCCGTTCCTGTTGGGCATCGTCAGCAATCTGGTCGGCGGCGTGCTGTGCGACCGGCTGGGCGCGCGGATCGGGTTCAAAAATGCCTATCGCATCATCACCAGCGTGTGCCTGACGATCACGGCGGTGCTGCTGTTCATGATGAGCATGGCGACGGGCAAGGTCGCGGTCATCGTGCTGGCGGGCGCGGCGTTCGCGGTCATGGACCTGATGCTCCCTGCCGCCTGGGCGATGTGCATGTCGATCGGTGGGCGTCATGGTGGCGTCGCAACGGGGTTTATGAACACGGCGGGTAATCTGGGCGGGTTCATCTGTACGGTGGTGATCGGCTATATCATCGTGGGCACCGGCAGCTATGCGGTGCCAGTGCAGGGCGTGGCACTGATGGTGCTGATCGCCGCCGGGCTGTTCGCGCTGATCGATGCAGGCAAGGGGTTCGACCAGAAACTGGCGACCGCATGA
- a CDS encoding aspartate/glutamate racemase family protein: MATLGLVHNSPVLAPIFNEIAARVMPDVRILHFVDESTIKNTIAAGYLQKSTMRQVIRLVGSTFDAGCDVALVTCSSIGRAVDMAAELYDQPVLRVDRAMAEKAVATGKRIGVIATLSTTLNPTAQLVRRVAAEQGKEIEIVEHLCAGAFDAVMAGDGATHDRIVSEALTRSLADVDAIVLAQASMARVVAALPEGAVQVPVLASPELGMLHAAQVLKGLGK; the protein is encoded by the coding sequence ATGGCCACGCTGGGACTCGTCCATAATTCGCCGGTGCTGGCACCGATCTTCAACGAGATTGCGGCGCGGGTGATGCCCGACGTGCGCATCCTGCATTTCGTCGATGAGAGCACGATCAAGAACACGATCGCGGCGGGGTATCTGCAGAAATCCACGATGCGGCAGGTGATCCGGCTGGTCGGATCGACTTTCGATGCCGGGTGCGACGTGGCGCTGGTGACCTGTTCGTCGATCGGGCGCGCGGTGGATATGGCGGCTGAGCTGTATGACCAGCCGGTGCTGCGCGTGGATCGCGCGATGGCGGAAAAGGCGGTCGCGACCGGCAAGCGCATCGGTGTGATCGCGACGCTGTCGACCACCCTCAATCCCACCGCCCAACTGGTGCGTCGCGTGGCCGCCGAGCAGGGCAAGGAAATCGAGATCGTCGAGCATCTCTGTGCTGGTGCATTCGACGCGGTGATGGCGGGCGACGGCGCGACGCACGACCGGATCGTGAGCGAGGCGCTGACGCGTTCGCTGGCGGATGTGGACGCGATCGTGCTGGCGCAGGCGTCGATGGCGCGGGTGGTTGCGGCGCTGCCCGAGGGCGCGGTGCAGGTGCCGGTGCTGGCCAGCCCGGAACTGGGCATGCTGCACGCCGCGCAAGTGCTGAAGGGTCTGGGCAAATGA